The following DNA comes from Candidatus Firestonebacteria bacterium RIFOXYD2_FULL_39_29.
TCTCTTCCTTTCTTACACTTCTCTTTCTATCCTTGCTTTAAGTGCCTTCCTGCCAGCTTGAAAGATATTCTTTTTGTCTTTTAGTAAGTGTATCAATTGTAATTCCCATAGATTTTAGTTTTAAAGAAGCTATATTCTCGTCAATATTTTTTGGAACCGAGTATACTTTATTCTTGAGCTTCTTTGCATTTTTCTTCATGAACTCTGCTGAAAGTGCCTGGTTAGCAAAACTCATATCCATTACAGAAGCCGGATGTCCTTCCGCCGCTGCCAGATTTATCAGCCTGCCATCGCCAAGGACAAATACTTTTTTTCCGTTTTTAAGAGTATATTCTTCAACAAACTCCCTCATTTGTCTTATATTTTTTGAGATATTTTTAAGTTTGGGCAGATTAATCTCCACATTAAAATGTCCGGAGTTACAAATAATCGCTCCATCTTTCATAACTTTAAAATGTTTATCGGTAAGCACATCAACATCTCCGGTTAAAGTTACAAAAATATCCCCTATTTTTGCTGCGGTTACAGAATCAACGACCATAAAGCCGTCCATGTTAGCTTCAATAGCTTTCAAAGGATCAACTTCAGTCACATAAACATTTGCGCCCATACCTTTTGCTCTCATAGCCGCACCTCTTCCGCACCAGCCGTAGCCGCAAACAACAAAATTAGAACCGGCCAGGAGGACGTTTGTAGCGCGAATGATACCGTCAATAGTTGATTGACCGGTACCGTATCGGTTATCAAACATATGTTTGGTATTGGCATCATTAACTGCAATGATCGGATATTTCAATACTCCGTCAACTTCCATAGCTTTAAGACGTATAACTCCGGTAGTCGTCTCTTCAGTTCCGCCAATAATATATTTAAGTAAATCTTTCCTTTTAGAATGAATCATCGACACTACATCGGCGCCGTCATCCATTGTCATCTGAGGTTTATTTTGAAGAGCTGCTTCAAGGTGTCTATAATATGTTGCATTATCCTCGCCTTTAATTGCAAAAGTAGCTATTCCATAATCCTTCACCAAGGATGCTGCAACTTCATCCTGAGTGCTTAGAGGATTTGATGCACATAAAATAATATCAGCTCCACCCTCTTTCAGAGTAATCATCAGATTTGCAGTTTCACTGGTGACATGAAGACAAGCCGCAACTCTGACACCTTTTAGAGGTTTTTCTTTTTTAAAACGAGCTTTAATCAAATTTAAAACCTTCATCTGATTATTAGCCCATTCAATTTTAAGTTTTCCGGCCGCAGCCAGAGCTAAGTTTTTAACATCATAATTCATCAGAGACCCGCCTCCTTTTTGAGTTTTGCAGCCTTATCAGTTTTCTCCCAGGTGAACTCCTTTAAAGCTCTTCCAAAATGACCGTAAGCTGCAGTCTTTCTGTATATTGGTCTTCTTAATTTAAGAAAATCAATAATCTCTCTGGGTTTTAGTTTAAAATTCTTTCTTACTATTTCAGAAAGCTTTTCTTCGCTTATTCTGCCGGTACCAAAAGTGTTTACCAGAACGGACACAGGTGTTGCTCTGCCGATAACATAAGAAAACTGAACTTCACATTCATCAGCAAGTCCCGCTGCCACTATATTTTTTGCCACGTATCTTGCCATATAAGTTGCCGAGCGGTCAACTTTTGTCGGATCTTTACCCGAAAAAGCTCCCCCTCCATGTCTGCCCCGCCCGCCATAGGAGTCAACAATAATTTTTCTTCCGGTTAAACCTGTATCACCGTGAGGACCTCCTATTTCGAAATTACCGGTTTCATTGATAAATATTGCCGATTTTTTCAGTGTTTTAAAATACGCGCCCAGAATAGGCTTTATTACTTTGTTAATTATATCAATTTTGAGTTTTTTCTGGGTTACATCAGGAGAATGCTGGGCGGCAATAACAACTGCGGTAATGGCGACAGGTTTATCGTCTAAATATTCAACTGAGACCTGTGTTTTGCCGTCCGGCCTTAAATATTTCAAAACACCTTTTTTTCTCACTTCAGAAAGCCTGAGAGCAAGTTTCTGGGCTAAAGCAATCGGAAGAGGCATTAATTCTTTGGTTTCTTTTGAAGCATAACCAAACATAATCCCTTGATCCCCTGCCCCACCTGTATCCACGCCCATT
Coding sequences within:
- a CDS encoding methionine adenosyltransferase — encoded protein: MSKRYIFTSESVTEGHPDKVADQISDAVLDANISTDPYARVACETLVTTDTVVIAGEITNNSKAIMNYEKLVREVVKDIGYTDPKIGFAASTFRFHNLLHSQSADIAMGVDTGGAGDQGIMFGYASKETKELMPLPIALAQKLALRLSEVRKKGVLKYLRPDGKTQVSVEYLDDKPVAITAVVIAAQHSPDVTQKKLKIDIINKVIKPILGAYFKTLKKSAIFINETGNFEIGGPHGDTGLTGRKIIVDSYGGRGRHGGGAFSGKDPTKVDRSATYMARYVAKNIVAAGLADECEVQFSYVIGRATPVSVLVNTFGTGRISEEKLSEIVRKNFKLKPREIIDFLKLRRPIYRKTAAYGHFGRALKEFTWEKTDKAAKLKKEAGL
- a CDS encoding adenosylhomocysteinase encodes the protein MNYDVKNLALAAAGKLKIEWANNQMKVLNLIKARFKKEKPLKGVRVAACLHVTSETANLMITLKEGGADIILCASNPLSTQDEVAASLVKDYGIATFAIKGEDNATYYRHLEAALQNKPQMTMDDGADVVSMIHSKRKDLLKYIIGGTEETTTGVIRLKAMEVDGVLKYPIIAVNDANTKHMFDNRYGTGQSTIDGIIRATNVLLAGSNFVVCGYGWCGRGAAMRAKGMGANVYVTEVDPLKAIEANMDGFMVVDSVTAAKIGDIFVTLTGDVDVLTDKHFKVMKDGAIICNSGHFNVEINLPKLKNISKNIRQMREFVEEYTLKNGKKVFVLGDGRLINLAAAEGHPASVMDMSFANQALSAEFMKKNAKKLKNKVYSVPKNIDENIASLKLKSMGITIDTLTKRQKEYLSSWQEGT